One window of the Sphaerochaeta associata genome contains the following:
- a CDS encoding glutamine--tRNA ligase/YqeY domain fusion protein: MDERTEEKTPLNFLERIIEDDLANGRVPDNTIVTRFPPEPNGYLHIGHIKSICLNFGLAEKYKGRCHLRLDDTNPEKEDIEYIRSIMRDIRWLGFDWGKYEYHASDYYQQLYEIAVRLIEEGKAFVDNLTAEEMKEYRGTLTEGGKNSPYRDRSIQENLRLFEEMRQGKHPEGSLVLRAKIDMSSPNINMRDPVLYRIKFASHPRTGDTWCIYPMYDFTHPISDAIEGITHSICTLEFEDHRPAYDWATSIDGIDHTPHQYEFARLNINYLVMSKRRLLNLVKLGIVDGWDDPRMPTISGIRRRGYSPESMKDFVSRIGVAKVEGVVDYSLLEFCVREDLNKRSERLMVVLDPVRLVIDNYPEGKVEYFEAVNNPEDPDSATHQIPFSRELFIEKEDFMEVPSKGYHRLFIGGEIRLKYAYYVTAHSVVKDEEGNIVEVHCTYDPESRGGTTPDNRKVKGTSHWVSATEGVTIEARLYDKLFQTEYPGAATGNYLDDLNPDSLKIVTNAKAEPEILNAKVGDYLQFIRNGYFCKDNHSEGLVFNRTVTLKDSWAKLKQKMGM, translated from the coding sequence CCTGAACCGAACGGGTATCTGCACATCGGTCACATCAAATCGATCTGCCTGAATTTCGGTCTTGCAGAAAAATACAAAGGCCGATGCCATCTCCGACTTGACGATACCAATCCCGAGAAGGAAGACATCGAGTACATCAGGTCCATCATGCGCGATATCCGCTGGCTGGGCTTCGATTGGGGCAAATACGAGTATCATGCCTCCGACTACTACCAGCAGCTCTATGAAATCGCCGTACGTTTGATCGAGGAGGGCAAAGCCTTTGTCGACAACTTGACGGCCGAGGAGATGAAGGAATATCGCGGGACGTTGACCGAAGGCGGCAAGAACAGCCCCTATCGCGATCGAAGCATCCAGGAGAATCTCAGGCTCTTTGAGGAGATGCGCCAGGGCAAGCACCCGGAAGGCTCGTTGGTCCTGAGGGCGAAGATCGACATGTCCAGCCCGAACATAAACATGCGGGACCCGGTGCTCTATCGGATAAAGTTCGCTTCCCACCCCCGTACAGGCGACACATGGTGCATCTATCCGATGTACGACTTCACCCACCCCATCAGTGATGCCATCGAGGGAATCACCCACTCGATCTGCACCCTTGAGTTCGAGGACCATCGACCTGCCTACGATTGGGCCACCTCGATCGACGGCATCGACCATACCCCTCATCAGTATGAGTTCGCACGTTTGAACATCAACTATCTGGTGATGAGCAAGCGGCGTCTGCTCAACTTGGTGAAGCTCGGCATTGTCGACGGGTGGGACGACCCACGCATGCCCACCATAAGCGGTATACGCAGACGAGGGTATTCTCCTGAATCAATGAAGGACTTTGTAAGCCGTATCGGAGTCGCCAAGGTGGAGGGCGTAGTCGACTACTCGCTGCTGGAATTCTGTGTCCGTGAGGACCTCAACAAGCGCTCAGAGCGGTTGATGGTTGTACTCGATCCCGTAAGGTTGGTCATTGACAACTATCCCGAGGGTAAGGTTGAGTATTTCGAGGCTGTAAACAATCCCGAAGACCCCGATAGCGCCACCCATCAGATTCCCTTTTCTCGTGAATTGTTCATCGAGAAGGAAGACTTCATGGAAGTTCCATCAAAAGGATACCACCGCTTGTTCATAGGAGGAGAAATCCGCCTCAAGTATGCCTACTACGTCACCGCGCACTCGGTGGTCAAGGACGAAGAGGGCAACATCGTCGAAGTACACTGCACCTACGATCCCGAATCCAGGGGAGGAACGACGCCCGATAACCGCAAGGTGAAAGGAACCAGCCACTGGGTCAGTGCCACCGAAGGCGTCACCATCGAGGCCCGCCTCTATGACAAGCTCTTCCAAACCGAATATCCAGGAGCGGCAACCGGAAACTATCTGGATGATCTAAACCCCGATTCCTTGAAAATTGTGACCAATGCAAAGGCTGAACCCGAGATTCTCAATGCCAAAGTCGGTGATTACCTGCAGTTCATCAGAAACGGATATTTCTGCAAGGACAACCACAGTGAAGGATTGGTTTTCAACCGAACCGTAACGTTGAAGGACTCCTGGGCCAAGCTCAAGCAAAAAATGGGAATGTAG
- a CDS encoding amidohydrolase family protein, protein MDYFFDQHFHVMHISHPNLISFFSSLDTGIPDLITSGALSPSYILTTKNRKGPVLLNRLTNTLTTFEQTIGQTLVMMEDDLRGVFTSHEEGAPRPELPYIREGKLHMRGRAYDKMAMCPLLMDFSSNQIRKETLYYPTPKEQKILDYVQDTLQGFEYYRKERPDGLFEFFPFLGINPPVHSLSFIKELLETYLPIDPKGKKNRQFYGIKFYPPLGYDPWPSDEKEREKVLYIYEFCNQNDIPIMTHCDDQGFRGVPAKEAWKYTAPSAYKPVLARFPMLRIDFAHYGWQYTPLQKNPLTVISGLTSKVPDSTWFYEITELMLLYPNIYADVSFSGSNHDFYTLLVNYLNSLDEEQRKIILSRSLFGTDFSVNLMKVESYTSYYRMFEQSPLSDDQVHAMVCENPLRFMNFGR, encoded by the coding sequence ATGGATTACTTCTTTGACCAGCACTTCCACGTCATGCATATATCCCATCCGAATCTCATCAGCTTTTTCTCATCGTTGGACACCGGCATTCCCGATCTCATCACCAGCGGAGCACTCTCTCCCAGTTATATTCTCACGACCAAGAATAGAAAAGGCCCGGTGCTGCTCAACCGTCTTACCAATACACTGACCACCTTCGAGCAGACCATCGGGCAGACGTTGGTGATGATGGAGGATGACTTGAGAGGGGTGTTTACCTCCCATGAGGAAGGAGCACCCAGACCCGAGCTGCCCTACATCAGGGAAGGGAAACTGCACATGAGGGGCCGCGCCTATGACAAAATGGCGATGTGTCCGCTTCTCATGGATTTCTCCAGCAACCAAATCCGTAAGGAGACGTTGTATTATCCCACACCCAAGGAACAGAAAATCCTCGATTATGTTCAGGATACGCTGCAAGGCTTTGAATATTATCGCAAGGAACGTCCCGACGGCCTCTTCGAGTTCTTTCCGTTTCTAGGAATCAACCCCCCGGTCCACTCCCTCTCCTTCATCAAGGAGTTGTTGGAAACATATCTTCCAATTGATCCCAAGGGGAAGAAAAACAGGCAGTTCTACGGTATCAAGTTCTACCCCCCTCTTGGGTATGACCCGTGGCCTTCCGATGAAAAAGAGCGCGAAAAAGTTCTGTACATCTATGAATTCTGCAATCAAAACGACATCCCCATCATGACGCACTGTGATGACCAAGGTTTTCGCGGAGTTCCTGCCAAGGAAGCATGGAAGTACACCGCTCCGTCGGCCTACAAGCCGGTGCTCGCCCGCTTTCCGATGCTTCGCATCGATTTTGCCCATTACGGATGGCAATATACACCACTGCAGAAAAATCCGCTTACGGTGATCTCAGGCCTGACCAGCAAAGTCCCCGATTCCACCTGGTTCTATGAGATTACCGAGCTGATGCTGCTCTACCCCAATATCTATGCCGATGTATCCTTCAGCGGCAGTAATCATGACTTCTATACGCTATTGGTCAACTACCTCAATTCATTGGATGAGGAACAGAGGAAGATTATTCTCAGCCGCTCGCTGTTCGGTACCGACTTCTCAGTGAATCTGATGAAGGTGGAAAGCTACACCTCCTACTACCGGATGTTTGAACAATCACCGCTTTCCGATGACCAAGTGCATGCAATGGTTTGTGAAAATCCACTCCGTTTCATGAATTTCGGGCGTTAA
- the rbr gene encoding rubrerythrin — MELKGSKTEANLNTAFAGESMARNKYTYYASQAKKEGYVQIANLFEETAFNEKEHAKIWYKLLQEGGEIHDTATNLKDAAAGEHYEWTEMYAGFAKEAREEGFNKIATLFEMVAAIEKHHEQRYLDLLKNVEGSLVFSREGDQIWKCSNCGHIVIGKKAPGMCPVCAHPQAYFEIVAKNY; from the coding sequence ATGGAATTGAAAGGATCAAAGACGGAAGCCAATCTGAACACCGCATTTGCAGGGGAATCCATGGCTCGTAACAAGTACACGTATTATGCTTCCCAGGCCAAGAAAGAAGGATATGTGCAGATCGCCAATCTGTTTGAAGAGACTGCTTTCAACGAAAAGGAACATGCCAAGATTTGGTACAAGCTTCTGCAGGAAGGTGGGGAGATTCATGATACCGCTACCAACCTCAAGGATGCTGCTGCCGGTGAGCATTACGAGTGGACCGAGATGTATGCTGGTTTCGCAAAAGAAGCCCGTGAGGAAGGATTCAATAAGATTGCCACCCTCTTTGAAATGGTTGCAGCCATTGAGAAGCACCACGAGCAGCGCTATCTCGACCTTCTGAAGAATGTCGAAGGTTCCTTGGTCTTCAGCCGTGAGGGCGACCAGATTTGGAAGTGCTCCAACTGCGGTCACATTGTAATCGGCAAGAAGGCTCCCGGCATGTGCCCTGTTTGCGCTCATCCTCAGGCCTATTTCGAGATTGTTGCCAAGAATTACTAA